One window of the Halobacillus litoralis genome contains the following:
- a CDS encoding FAD-dependent oxidoreductase, whose amino-acid sequence MYDVAIIGAGPAGASAGLFTAKAGKKTILFDSGKSITAKAWVENHYGVDAIEGPKLLENGQKQAEKFGASIVKEEVATIKENGALYTIETQEGSYEADHIIFATGMSVKTAESLGLEIIEGTEPRVAKTIKVDAHGHTSLPKVWAAGTVAGVSVHTIITSGDGANVAINVISELNGSRYVDHDVLGK is encoded by the coding sequence ATGTATGATGTAGCTATTATCGGAGCTGGGCCTGCAGGTGCAAGCGCAGGTCTATTCACAGCCAAAGCCGGAAAGAAAACGATTCTTTTTGATAGCGGCAAAAGCATCACCGCTAAAGCATGGGTCGAAAACCATTACGGGGTAGACGCAATCGAAGGACCGAAGCTTCTAGAAAATGGTCAAAAACAAGCAGAAAAGTTCGGGGCATCCATAGTTAAAGAAGAGGTTGCAACAATCAAAGAAAACGGTGCCCTTTATACGATTGAAACTCAGGAAGGCAGTTATGAAGCGGACCATATCATATTTGCTACAGGCATGTCCGTCAAAACAGCTGAGTCACTCGGCTTAGAAATCATTGAAGGCACCGAACCCCGTGTAGCCAAAACCATCAAAGTCGATGCTCACGGCCATACGTCGTTACCAAAAGTCTGGGCAGCGGGGACAGTCGCTGGCGTAAGTGTACACACGATCATCACATCTGGAGATGGTGCCAATGTAGCCATCAATGTGATCAGTGAGCTGAACGGTTCAAGATATGTCGATCATGATGTATTAGGAAAATGA